A single genomic interval of Ischnura elegans chromosome 3, ioIscEleg1.1, whole genome shotgun sequence harbors:
- the LOC124155182 gene encoding uncharacterized protein LOC124155182 gives MPPPLQSPGEVSDSIHTPSPPPVAFSSETITQGGRNVGPQTPLAADSNAEASGDDSTAGKANDSSAQASESGRSFPVGRKGRHPSNILGKPSGEGHWATPAPHSGIVLPFVPLKLYSQVRHTYEVNHRPRSDAIASASSPEELAAAARLRESIQTKKISEVYSEEGYEDSAYDHAGFAKDAGFKEGHEGHEGGKKKKGHSEASGADEDDGPSGAASTSEDQKYPFHKIPPSDAVPRLSPLRYALNPASGAIPSKTAGGTEFYDSTDSVECPTVVELPSIPGREFRRPAEDEDGESSEKKEVEDGEPKLAPTPAPPPTPRLKGLGDKIDCLRTKFFGGEEPLDNPFFKEQVVSVAKNEIRKAKAEQSRIQEEIDKDRGVKAEESKIKETVDKEGKNGTEKQTYKRRQKSNKGYAAGFERYDPPANKSEKLNATDSAVEETAGQDRMGEAAEDQATSGVGAAVEGLPSAAASDSDMQGFYADIMGHIQSATGNIVRQAYSGRNNNGGDRSRRIRPPKAPRPPIIGFLDEREPFPASVYPSVLPPPNNFDESANRYSEADEAEEDEEYAGSEREEAEEEEEDDHQHHNHHHPPTNIFGGAQRVILRPINPQSQRYNNGGSGGGGGGGDVPFRPSPLLYVQNHPVPQRAPVHSHSTHQSSGDSYMHHHHHHHPHSGEPHSHRHHHHSTGIRTFLVPAGSRPVPLSPPPMGQHYHVNSISGLRGSGTLLIPKPSRYTSTTPAYPGISLYPSRSPYPSLKRQSPVGQEFDGLLTATTQSVMTLAAPNTFRKYRGQQSMADMVASSSSVSHAFSPPRNIEYFTLKDSLPHTKTSSIPSKLLPPESETLIPQITFTTTEKYSNPEKYHASANAAPSSPGRDDSVSAEVSHADDSVNVERVTEEYPSGEFESTENIQSIRSRSTVTSDATLQAPLLSTAATKLVTEEVARGVVRAAIEEGTRKRRKNLRVIKVHDSFAPESIGTTTQRPRNKRRRKNRVLTQNTNTEEGKHIDMQAESDSTRGDKKSQQVSLVEETGEAETRTVTSHRERLRKGDRGASRIRVGLTDTNGRNQGVRGRRRGEPRYNTSNDDTRTDTKVADVSSDHEDTTKNDRTKRSTTDEKQKIQRRNNINLRGGLPQQYSEETADKDREAGFHEGSPAHQSNPQTERPLQEAIAPVQVDKGNIQNPSAQIEEPRKMFVEPRIRGDGKKVQIPPKVVTRSRTHHRIRVSTDNSDEITSRGSESPGGRRSNIGSVSLDPTGKRWEVGKRRTISSLERGREERIRGNPKETRETTRNGSTSNRSTTQQDNRNNAHSPRVMRHREIKETLTSVYAPEE, from the exons GTGAGGCACACGTACGAAGTGAATCACAGGCCGAGGAGTGACGCCATTGCATCAGCGTCTTCGCCAGAAGAGCTGGCGGCTGCGGCGAGGCTGCGGGAGTCCATCCAGACGAAAAAGATTTCGGAGGTGTACTCGGAGGAGGGATACGAGGATAGCGCCTACGACCACGCCGGATTCGCCAAAGATGCTGGCTTCAAAGAGGGACATGAAGGCCACGAAGGAG GAAAGAAGAAGAAGGGCCACAGTGAAGCGAGCGGAGCAGACGAAGATGACGGACCGTCAGGAGCGGCATCCACATCGGAAGATCAGAAGTACCCATTCCACAAGATACCACCCTCCGACGCGGTGCCTCGCCTCTCCCCGCTTCGATACGCTCTGAACCCGGCGTCCGGAGCCATCCCATCGAAAACGGCCGGAGGCACCGAGTTCTACGACTCCACGGACAGCGTCGAGTGCCCAACGGTCGTCGAGCTACCCTCAATACCCGGCAGGGAGTTCAGGCGACCAGCGGAGGACGAGGACGGGGAGAGCTcggagaagaaagaagtggaagACGGTGAGCCAAAGTTGGCCCCCACACCGGCACCTCCACCCACCCCGCGCCTCAAAGGACTGGGCGACAAGATAGACTGCCTGAGGACCAAGTTCTTCGGCGGAGAGGAACCCTTGGACAACCCGTTCTTCAAAGAGCAGGTGGTGAGCGTGGCCAAGAACGAGATCAGGAAGGCCAAGGCGGAGCAGAGTCGGATCCAGGAAGAGATAGATAAGGACAGGGGCGTGAAGGCGGAGGAGAGCAAGATAAAGGAGACGGTGGATAAAGAGGGAAAGAATGGAACGGAGAAGCAAACGTATAAGCGGAGGCAGAAGAGCAACAAAGGTTACGCGGCTGGATTCGAGAGATACGACCCGCCAGCGAACAAATCAGAGAAACTCAACGCCACGGACTCCGCGGTGGAGGAAACCGCAGGTCAGGACAGGATGGGAGAGGCGGCAGAAGACCAGGCCACCAGCGGAGTGGGTGCTGCAGTCGAAGGACTACCATCCGCCGCAGCGAGCGACTCGGACATGCAGGGTTTCTACGCGGACATCATGGGCCACATACAATCGGCCACGGGCAACATAGTGCGGCAGGCCTACTCCGGGAGGAACAACAACGGCGGTGACAGGTCGAGAAGGATACGGCCGCCGAAAGCTCCGAGACCTCCGATCATCGGATTCCTGGACGAGAGGGAGCCATTCCCCGCTTCTGTTTACCCCTCTGTCCTTCCCCCGCCGAATAATTTTGATGAGAGTGCCAACAGATACTCCGAAGCGGATGAGGCAGAGGAAGACGAGGAGTATGCGGGCAGCGAGAGGGAAGAggcggaggaagaggaggaagacgaTCATCAACATCACAACCATCATCATCCGCCCACCAACATATTCGGCGGGGCACAGCGGGTGATACTCCGGCCGATCAACCCTCAATCCCAGAGGTACAACAATGGCGGCTccggtggaggaggaggaggtggggatgTACCATTCCGTCCCTCACCACTGCTGTACGTACAGAACCATCCAGTTCCCCAGAGGGCCCCCGTTCATTCCCACTCGACCCACCAGTCAAGTGGAGATTCCTACATGCACCACCACCATCATCACCATCCACATTCTGGTGAACCTCATTCGCACCGCCACCACCATCACTCGACCGGAATAAGGACCTTCCTCGTACCAGCTGGTTCAAGGCCAGTCCCCTTATCTCCTCCACCAATGGGACAACACTACCATGTCAACTCCATCAGTGGACTGAGAGGAAGTGGGACTTTGCTCATTCCGAAACCCTCTCGTTACACTTCCACGACTCCTGCCTACCCTGGCATATCCCTGTATCCTTCAAGAAGCCCTTACCCCTCACTAAAGAGGCAATCCCCAGTCGGTCAAGAGTTTGATGGATTACTCACTGCAACCACACAATCAGTGATGACTTTGGCGGCTCCAAACACTTTCAGGAAATATCGAGGTCAGCAGTCAATGGCCGACATGGTAGCCTCATCATCTTCAGTGAGCCATGCATTTTCACCACCAagaaatatagaatattttactCTGAAGGATTCTCTACCCCACACAAAAACTTCTTCAATTCCCTCTAAATTGCTGCCCCCTGAATCAGAAACCTTGATACCACAGATAACATTCACTACAACTGAAAAGTATTCAAATCCCGAAAAATATCATGCCAGTGCAAATGCAGCTCCTTCATCGCCAGGTAGAGATGACTCTGTTAGTGCTGAAGTATCTCATGCCGATGATTCAGTGAATGTAGAAAGGGTGACTGAAGAGTATCCAAGTGGAGAATTTGAATCGACAGAGAATATTCAATCAATCAGATCACGGTCAACTGTCACATCGGATGCTACTTTACAAGCACCATTGTTAAGTACCGCTGCAACCAAGCTCGTAACAGAGGAGGTTGCCAGAGGAGTCGTCAGAGCTGCCATAGAAGAGGGAACaaggaaaaggaggaaaaatttgaGAGTCATCAAAGTACATGACTCCTTTGCTCCTGAATCCATAGGAACTACTACCCAAAGaccaaggaacaaaagaagaagaaaaaatagagtACTAACACAAAACACCAATACAGAGGAAGGAAAACATATTGATATGCAAGCTGAAAGTGACAGCACTAGAGGGGACAAGAAAAGCCAACAAGTCAGCTTGGTTGAAGAAACAGGCGAAGCAGAAACAAGAACAGTCACAAGTCATAGGGAAAGACTGAGGAAAGGAGATAGAGGAGCATCAAGAATCAGGGTTGGCCTGACAGATACCAATGGCCGAAATCAAGGAGTAAGAGGTAGGAGGCGGGGTGAGCCACGTTACAACACATCTAATGATGACACAAGAACAGACACTAAGGTAGCAGATGTCTCAAGTGATCATGAAGATACAACAAAAAATGACAGAACAAAACGATCAACAACGGACGAAAAACAAAAGATACAAAGACGGAACAACATCAATCTCAGAGGAGGTTTGCCTCAGCAGTATTCTGAGGAAACTGCAGACAAAGACAGGGAGGCAGGATTCCATGAAGGATCACCTGCACATCAAAGCAATCCTCAAACTGAGAGACCATTGCAGGAAGCCATAGCTCCTGTGCAAGtggataaaggaaatattcagaacCCATCAGCACAGATTGAAGAACCAAGGAAAATGTTTGTAGAACCAAGAATCAGAGGGGATGGGAAAAAAGTGCAAATTCCACCAAAAGTTGTGACAAGATCTCGAACACACCACAGAATTAGAGTAAGTACAGATAACAGCGATGAAATCACCAGCAGAGGATCAGAAAGCCCTGGAGGGAGGCGAAGTAACATTGGATCAGTATCATTGGATCCCACAGGTAAAAGGTGGGAAGTTGGAAAACGAAGAACAATATCATCACTGGAAAGAGGCAGGGAGGAAAGAATCAGAGGGAATCCGAAAGAAACAAGGGAAACAACACGCAATGGATCAACATCCAATAGATCAACTACCCAACAGGATAACAGGAATAATGCACACAGCCCAAGGGTTATGCGCCATAGAGAAATCAAAGAAACATTGACATCAGTTTATGCTCCTGAGGAATAG
- the LOC124155814 gene encoding PHD finger protein 12 → MTTVEYDLDTSGGLMPQIQALIAPPVSEDGQKSKKKEGKELHPYYKRPGKGHNHDSCDACSEGGDLLCCDRCPASFHLQCHDPPLEKEDIPVGEWLCHCCKVTRASEECQVVKGEDIPDNKLRGTKKKETSNDHPETLEKNDDGRNSRRKPGFSEEVADGNDNRSDAGKCHPLQLLAKAASMMNPKQFELPRDMMISVPFPGTDKVTGKVTGRRSSVVKKKPYELDNGLVPLPVRVCFECGKSCRKAPLVACDYCPSLFHQDCLDPPLTALPTGKWMCPNHAEHFLDEKLLTSCSVTERVKLWDKYSGPLDQDTIKLDFFRRAHRKNPPYRIKVRLGQRGRVKVPQAVKDHYKCPPPLLPLERDLRLQLLASEQLKPLSIPCNTDGASAEEQEQWLAGIMALQSSIACHLAQRKQEDMEIDTHPFSESISCPSSPSCPPSPVHLHSPSSPVSSPSPMPVSCPSSPPLPPVTFNGSSLPDETAVHPMLNGEVSDRTTPPKCISNGPVSFSRDLPAKCVHIPNGSLEVNSDSELELRNCKEELESEEMYQCQEEDNANCVSDLCKSDASVLSHLKEVVKGTPVILKTVNDLKLEGVPDKILKPRLGCPLTSVVKPQQGVKSGLNQQLSPSKSSSAAPVFGRSSLKIQPNSSCSLPKKTLPHLSSLTEQLRLMVSGNSEVDLSSLDQKLVQLLAYQRLLQLLPQGPTSDASDRINDCMQDMLSKLTASLIAQDSPLESSVPPLPPSAPVWARAVICPLVGGSPVTAMPYRTLHIGTGADMDVCLSNYGVCNYVSAKHASIFYDEITKHYELINYSEHGTTVDNVLYSCDFSEKPPVSSEKPQKTLISKGGEAVNNSRYLYKRKLKSFKFTSPEKEASNNTIGAATRGSSANQKQVVRVPVKYTITVKNEEPENVSNGDEEKKHKILLETESTTKTAVERMSARAGKEYQKCGCRTSSSILIGGNGAGWEGTALLNHGSYIKFGCLQFVFSITDFATVPPTSGPGDQESSSSGSVLSSPGPSFSKNATPAVHSNPQRESASSS, encoded by the exons ATGACGACGGTGGAGTATGATTTAGACACATCAGGGGGCTTGATGCCT CAAATTCAAGCCTTGATCGCCCCTCCTGTTAGTGAAGATGGTCAGAAGTCGAAGAAGAAGGAAGGCAAAGAATTACATCCTTACTACAAACGACCTGGGAAAGGGCACAATCACGATTCTTGTGATGCTTGTAGTGAGGGAGGAGACCTATTATGTTGTGACAGGTGTCCTGCATCTTTTCATTTGCAATGCCA cgatcCCCCGTTAGAGAAAGAAGATATCCCTGTCGGTGAATGGTTATGCCATTGCTGTAAGGTTACGAGG GCCAGTGAAGAATGCCAGGTTGTTAAAG GTGAAGATATACCTGATAACAAATTAAGAGGTACGAAGAAAAAAGAAACCTCAAATGATCACCCTGAGACTCTTGAAAAAAACGATGATGGGCGTAATTCTAGAAGAAAACCTGGCTTTTCTGAAGAGGTGGCTGATGGTAATGATAATCGAAGTGATGCAGGTAAATGCCATCCTCTGCAGTTGTTAGCAAAAGCAGCCTCAATGATGAATCCTAAGCAGTTTGAGTTGCCTAGGGACATGATGATCAGTGTACCTTTCCCTGGAACAGATAAAG TGACTGGTAAAGTTACTGGCCGTCGAAGCTCAGTCGTCAAAAAGAAACCATATGAGTTGGATAATGGTTTAGTGCCCCTTCCTGTGAGAGTGTGCTTTGAGTGTGGCAA AAGCTGCAGAAAAGCTCCACTTGTTGCCTGTGATTACTGTCCTTCCCTTTTTCACCAAGATTGCTTAGATCCTCCCCTTACAGCATTACCAACAGGCAAATGGATGTGTCCTAACCATGCAGAGCATTTTTTG gaTGAGAAATTGCTGACTTCATGCAGTGTTACTGAGCGGGTTAAGTTGTGGGATAAGTACTCTGGACCATTGGACCAAGACACTATTAAGCTTGATTTTTTCAGGAGAGCTCATCGTAAAAATCCACCCTATCGTATTAAAGTACGGCTCGGGCAAAGAGGTCGAGTCAAG gtTCCACAGGCTGTCAAAGATCATTATAAATGCCCTCCACCTCTACTACCCTTGGAAAGGGACTTAAGGCTGCAACTTCTGGCTTCAGAACAGCTAAAACCTCTTTCCATTCCATGCAATACAGATGGGGCTAGTGCTGAGGAACAGGAGCAA TGGCTGGCAGGAATTATGGCTCTTCAGAGCAGTATAGCTTGCCATTTGGCTCAAAGGAAGCAAGAAGATATGGAAATCGATACTCATCCCTTCTCAGAGTCTATCTCTTGTCCATCTTCTCCTAGTTGTCCCCCTTCACCTGTTCATCTTCATTCCCCTTCATCACCTGTGTCTTCTCCCAGCCCCATGCCTGTATCGTGTCCCTCATCTCCGCCCTTACCTCCAGTGACGTTTAATGGTAGCTCTCTACCAGATGAAACAGCTGTGCACCCAATGTTGAATGGTGAAGTTAGTGATAGGACTACTCCCCCCAAGTGCATCTCCAATGGCCCTGTATCATTTTCTCGGGACTTGCCGGCCAAGTGTGTGCACATTCCAAATGGATCTTTAGAAGTGAATAGTGATAGTGAACTAGAGTTGAGGAACTGCAAGGAAGAACTTGAGTCTGAAGAAATGTATCAGTGCCAAGAGGAGGACAATGCTAATTGTGTTTCAGACTTGTGTAAAAGTGATGCATCTGTTCTTTCACATCTCAAGGAAGTGGTTAAAGGGACCCCTGTGATTCTGAAGACTGTCAATGATCTGAAACTTGAAGG GGTTCCAGACAAAATACTTAAGCCAAGACTAGGATGTCCTTTGACTTCAGTAGTGAAGCCTCAACAAGGTGTTAAATCAGGATTAAACCAGCAGTTATCACCATCCAAGTCATCATCTGCTGCCCCTGTATTTG GAAGAAGTTCTCTGAAGATACAGCCTAATTCATCATGTAGTCTGCCTAAGAAAACTCTTCCTCATTTAAGCTCTCTTACTGAGCAACTTCGACTGATGGTTTCCGGAAACTCTG aGGTCGATTTgagctctttagatcaaaaactTGTGCAACTTCTTGCATATCAGAGACTTCTTCAGCTTCTGCCCCAAGGACCCACTTCTGATGCAAGCGATAGGATTAATGACTGCATGCAGGACATGCTGTCAAAACTAACTGCTTCACTTATTGCTCAGGATTCTCCTCTTGAATCTTCCGTCCCGCCCTTACCTCCCTCGGCTCCGGTGTGGGCACGTGCTGTGATCTGTCCCCTGGTGGGAGGAAGCCCAGTGACTGCCATGCCATACCGTACTCTTCACATTGGAACAG gCGCTGATATGGATGTCTGTCTTAGCAATTATGGAGTCTGCAATTATGTTTCTGCTAAGCATGCTTCGATATTTTATGATGAG ATTACAAAACATTATGAGCTGATCAATTACAGTGAACATGGGACAACTGTGGATAATGTGTTATATTCCTGTGATTTTTCTGAAAAACCTCCTGTGTCAAGTGAAAAGCCTCAAAAAACTCTTATCAGTAAAGGTGGAGAAGCAGTAAACaatagtagatatttatacaaaagaaagttaaaatcttttaaatttacGAGCCCTGAAAAGGAAGCCTCAAACAATACAATTGGTGCAGCTACGAGAGGTTCTAGtgcaaaccaaaaacaagttgtCCGTGTCCCAGTGAAGTACACTATAactgtaaagaatgaagaaccTGAAAATGTTAGTAATGGTGATGAAGAGAAGAAGCACAAGATTTTACTTGAGACTGAATCAACAACCAAAACTGCTGTGGAACGAATGAGTGCTAGGGCTGGAAAG gaatatcAGAAGTGTGGATGTCGAACCAGCAGCTCCATTTTAATTGGTGGGAATGGAGCGGGGTGGGAAGGAACAGCTTTGCTTAATCATGGCTCCTACATTAAATTTGGATGCCTTCAGTTCGTCTTCAGCATTACTGATTTTGCCACTGTGCCTCCCACCTCTGGGCCGGGAGATCAGGAATCCTCATCTAGTGGCAGTGTGTTATCTTCACCAGGGCCATCATTTTCAAAGAATGCAACTCCTGCTGTTCATTCAAATCCACAAAGGGAATCAGCATCTAGTTCCTAA